A region from the Silene latifolia isolate original U9 population chromosome 7, ASM4854445v1, whole genome shotgun sequence genome encodes:
- the LOC141590607 gene encoding secreted RxLR effector protein 161-like: MEQMKNIPYASVVGSIMYAQVYTRPDIAYAVGVRTENLEVVGYSDSDYAGCIDSRKSTSGYVFMLAEGAVSWRSVKQTLTATSTMEAEFVSCFEATSHGVWLKSFISGLRVVDSICRPLRMYCDNSAAVFMAKNNKSGSRSKHIDIKYLAIKERVHEKKVIIEHISRELMIADPLTKGMPIKTFKDHVVRMGLGSIM; the protein is encoded by the exons ATGGAACAAATGAAGAATATTCCATATGCTTCAGTTGTTGGTAGCATTATGTATGCTCAGGTCTATACTAGACCCGACATTGCATATGCGGTTGGAGT ACGGACTGAGAATCTTGAAGTAGTAGGTTATTCCGACTCCGACTACGCTGGTTGCATAGATTCACGTAAATCCACATCgggatatgtgtttatgctagcTGAGGGAGCTGTGTCATGGAGGAGTGTGAAGCAAACCTTGACGGCTACTTCTACTATGGAGGCTGAGTTCGTATCTTGTTTTGAGGCTACCTCACATGGTGTTTGGTTGAAAAGTTTCATATCTGGGCTTAGAGTTGTTGACTCTATTTGTAGGCCGCTAAGAATGTATTGTGATAATTCAGCTGCTGTGTTTATGGCTAAGAATAATAAAAGTGGAAGTCgaagtaaacacatcgacataaagTATCTAGCCATAAAGGAGCGTGTTCACGAAAAGAAAGTGATCATTGAACACATTAGCAGAGAGTTGATGATTGCAGATCCCTTGACTAAAGGCATGCCAATTAAGACTTTCAAGGATCATGTAGTGAGAATGGGACTTGGTTCCATTATGTAA
- the LOC141590608 gene encoding uncharacterized protein LOC141590608 — translation MANGTLTTSNQSNPPQPQNLIHVKNPGAKITLIAFNGNNYDEWSHDFQLAILAKGKLGYIDSIVKKPASTDSTFETWRLTNALVTAWIYNSIEYTLREQISRQPEAKLLWDDIKNRFCQTNDARIYKLQADLMACRQGPTESLMNYYGRMIQIWDEILESDPLPECSCNPCACKLVSLLDSRREKKKVRDFLMGLDDHNISNTRIETRPDSVAFAARVQTGPRQHGGREHTSARTNTGPPRDPTKPYCIACKKFGHHFQSCFRVTCAFPDWWGERLRDRFFVNPNDTDLSNAVFVPDVQGRANWERLKKKELPLARKVVAAQTMQAQILAAPRHLQLEQIASLWQARQAQNDLVNDNFSSLSWIIDTGYPFGKKGWKVFDLETGTYFNSRDVVFVEHEFPYQSLPTNDILPDTSSFLTDTLIPVTQPHITNPTTDPTHHQQSPSPTDTPTTSTSQNPSFTNDTNTADNTPSPVPAPTKTAAEKSSSSNPTSTENVGKGHRAKFPNSRLSDYVQPPIGPSTHTLTTSSPSKGTKYPISHFITYNKFSPNHRAFLSAVTKHHEPSSFKEALQVPQWREAMQKEIEALERNNTWSLEPLPPTKKAIASKWVYKIKYHADETIERHKARLVVMGNRQVERVDYNETFAPTVKLVTVRTLLAIAAAKNWELHQMDVHNAFRHGDLHEEVYMKLPPGYDTNNDGKKSTSH, via the exons ATGGCGAATGGTACTCTCACAACCTCCAATCAATCCAATCCTCCCCAACCTCAAAACCTCATCCATGTCAAAAATCCCGGTGCCAAAATCACCCTGATTGCCTTTAACGGGAATAATTACGACGAATGGTCCCACGATTTTCAACTCGCCATTCTCGCTAAAGGCAAATTAGGCTACATCGATAGCATCGTCAAGAAACCCGCTTCCACTGATTCTACCTTTGAAACCTGGCGCTTAACAAATGCTTTGGTTACCGCTTGGATATACAATTCAATCGAATATACCCTCCGCGAACAAATTTCGAGACAACCCGAGGCCAAACTGCTTTGGGACGACATCAAAAATCGGTTCTGCCAAACCAATGATGCTCGCATCTATAAACTTCAAGCTGATCTTATGGCCTGTCGTCAGGGTCCTACTGAGTCGTTGATGAACTACTATGGCCGTATGATACAAATATGGGACGAGATTCTGGAATCTGATCCCTTACCGGAATGCTCTTGCAATCCTTGTGCCTGTAAATTGGTAAGTCTCCTTGACTCTCGTAGAGAAAAGAAGAAAGTCCGTGATTTTTTAATGGGTCTCGATGACCACAATATATCTAACACTCGCATCGAAACTCGGCCTGATTCCGTGGCCTTTGCCGCACGAGTTCAAACCGGACCTCGACAGCATGGGGGGAGGGAGCATACCTCTGCTCGGACTAATACCGGTCCTCCTCGTGACCCGACTAAACCCTATTGCATCGCTTGCAAGAAATTTGGCCATCATTTTCAGAGTTGTTTTCGAGTCACTTGCGCTTTCCCTGACTGGTGGGGAGAACGTCTGCGTGATCGTTTTTTTGTTAACCCGAATGACACCGATTTGAGCAATGCCGTCTTTGTACCCGATGTACAAGGACGGGCTAATTGGGAACGATTAAAGAAAAAGGAACTGCCCCTGGCACGAAAAGTGGTAGCAGCTCAAACTATGCAGGCCCAAATACTAGCAGCTCCTCGGCACTTGCAG TTGGAACAAATCGCCTCACTATGGCAGGCACGACAAGCTCAAAACGATCTCGTCAATGATAATTTTTCTTCTTTGTCATGGATTATTGATACCG GATATCCTTTTGGCAAAAAGGGGTGGAAGGTCTTCGATTTAGAAACTGGAACTTATTTCAACTCTCGCGATGTGGTCTTTGTCGAGCATGAATTTCCGTATCAATCTCTTCCCACAAATGACATCCTCCCTGACACCTCTTCTTTCTTAACTGACACTCTTATTCCCGTCACTCAACCCCACATTACCAACCCTACGACCGACCCCACCCACCACCAACAAAGCCCCTCTCCCACCGACACACCAACAACATCTACCTCTCAAAATCCCTCATTCACCAACGACACCAACACAGCCGACAACACCCCCTCTCCCGTACCAGCACCTACAAAAACAGCCGCTGAAAAGTCAAGTTCTTCAAACCCGACCTCCACCGAAAACGTGGGGAAAGGGCACCGTGCAAAATTTCCCAATTCCCGCCTGAGTGATTACGTTCAACCCCCAATAGGTCCCTCAACACACACTCTCACAACATCATCCCCGTCTAAAGGTACCAAATATCCTATTTCTCATTTTATCACCTATAATAAGTTTTCTCCTAACCATCGCGCTTTTCTTTCGGCCGTGACTAAACATCACGAGCCTAGTTCGTTTAAAGAAGCATTGCAGGTACCACAATGGCGAGAAGCAATGCAAAAGGAGATCGAAGCCCTCGAACGAAATAACACATGGTCCCTTGAACCACTTCCGCCAACCAAGAAAGCCATTGCATCGAAATGGGTCTACAAAATTAAATATCATGCCGACGAGACAATTGAACGACATAAAGCCCGTCTCGTTGTTATGGGTAATCGACAAGTTGAACGTGTGGATTACAATGAAACTTTTGCTCCCACCGTCAAACTCGTAACTGTTCGCACTCTCCTAGCGATTGCCGCTGCTAAAAATTGGGAACTCCACCAGATGGACGTTCATAATGCTTTCCGTCACGGAGACCTTCACGAAGAAGTATATATGAAGTTACCTCCGGGCTATGATACAAACAACGATGGGAAA aaatCAACTTCTCATTAG